AGGCGCATTGCAAGGTTCAGCGGAGTCTGACCACCGAACTGAACGATAACGCCGGCGCAGTTTTCACGTTCGTAGATACCCATCACGTCTTCGAGGGTCAGCGGTTCAAAGTAAAGCTTGTCAGAAGTATCGTAGTCCGTAGAAACGGTTGGAGGCTTCGCCTCTATCCCCTGGCTCGCCAAATGAAAATAAACAAGTTTATGTTCGCTTGGCTCGCTGCGTGGCTATCCGGGTTGCTCTCGACTTTTGGGCGTTCCCCCGGCTCCCGGGACCAGCTCAACAGAACCGCCGCCGGGGTCGGGCTATACTCGCTTCGCTCACCGAGCCGTGCTTCGCAAGTCTCGGCCCATACGGGTAACTATCCCTAACGCGAATGCGTAATAAAAATGTTTAGCTGTTTTGAATCGTCAAAAAAGGAAAAAATAAATGAGTCCGCCTACAATAGCCAATACCGTGATGCAGCCACAAGTAATGGGACCCGCGTTATTCATTAGCGCTGTAGCTGCCTCCGCCGCTTCCTTATTGGCTTTGGCTTGAGCAGCTTTAGCTTCCTTGTATTCACGAGCTAAATTGGGGTCGCAGGGTACAATCTCGGTATCTTCGGGATAGCGGCAATTGCATTTATAGCAGCTACCAATACCGTTTATACTGACAACACCCCACGTCTGTTTTTCTACATTGCCGCAATTTGGACATTTGTAACGAACATAGTCCGTAAACTGTAATTCCATTTTTCACCTCATAGAATTTTTCATGAGCCTTACTGCTTCTTTGCCTCGCAAATAGCCTTGTACGCCTCCTGTAGTTTGGAAAACTTTTCTTGGGCGACTTTTATAATCCATTCGGGAGTATTAGCAGGCAATTTGTCCGGATGGGATTCCTTTATCTTTTTCATGTAGGCTTGCTTGATATCTTCGTCTGAGGAGTCCTTGGATACTTCTAGGATTTCGTAAGCCCAATCAAGTCCATCCTCTGTATCATTATTGTCGTCATCATCATCATCTTCTTCGTCCTCCTCCTCGTCTTCGTCGCCGGAGTTAATGTCATCATTTTTTTCTTCGTGTGCTTCGTTTTGAATTGTCCATTGGCGATTTTGATAAACGGCATTACCGTTAATCATGCATTTCGCCAGGAGTCCGAAGAGGCCGAATGCGATGGTAAATATCAGGAATAAGCATCCCGAGGCGTTTGTGTTGTCTCTGTCATCTGAGATTGCGGAGAATATCATTCCTACTAATAGTAGAAGGCCGAAGGCTGCAAATATGATCTTGAAAATTCCTACAAATAAACCTGCCAGTATAGATTTATTGTAATGACTGATTATTCCGGAGCGGCGGAGCCGCCAGTCCGGAAAAATGGGAGCCATCATTCCGGACCTGTGGAGCCACCTGTTTATAGCTCATTTGTTTGGTCAAATACAGTATGTTGGGACCGCGCGGGATTTTATAAGCCTATTCGCGCGAGCCGCCTGCCTACAATCAGTTTAAAGGCACACGCAATGCTTTGAATGACCAACATCTAGTTTTATCCTGCCATAAGCTTTCCTTGCTAATAGCTATGGCTCTCTTTCTCCGGAACACTGGCTCTCTGACACCGGACTGATGGCTCAAAGTATTCCGGAATAATCATAATGACAACACATTACGAAAGACGCAATAAAACATATTACTGTTATAATGGCTGCAAGAATTAACAGGACTGAAGCGAATGTTTCGGACAATCCTAAAAAATTGACAAATAAGTAGGTTCCAGGTAGTACCAGCCATGTCAGTGCAGAAACAAATAGGTCCGATCCATCAAAATACACGACATATCGCTTTTGTGCGGCAAATATCAACGAAAT
This window of the Fibrobacter sp. UWEL genome carries:
- a CDS encoding J domain-containing protein, whose amino-acid sequence is MMAPIFPDWRLRRSGIISHYNKSILAGLFVGIFKIIFAAFGLLLLVGMIFSAISDDRDNTNASGCLFLIFTIAFGLFGLLAKCMINGNAVYQNRQWTIQNEAHEEKNDDINSGDEDEEEDEEDDDDDDNNDTEDGLDWAYEILEVSKDSSDEDIKQAYMKKIKESHPDKLPANTPEWIIKVAQEKFSKLQEAYKAICEAKKQ